In Pochonia chlamydosporia 170 chromosome 3, whole genome shotgun sequence, the following are encoded in one genomic region:
- a CDS encoding C6 transcription factor (similar to Colletotrichum gloeosporioides Nara gc5 XP_007280019.1) produces MSKAPKGGPMSTDIPVLPPIPLSSPSQDGPRKNSTKGKGRESIPTERDPALPISHEPNGHQKVVAHRFLSSGEWAVIAGGIGGVKDGESHKPAHPTHWLWPPLGMPPGLYREVVSHKYRFYFLFHLTSVLRLTLLILQLFIGAALTALGSMSLKDGKPITILAAINTLIAGFLALLHNSGLPDRYRNDMAGFEEIEDHIKEVLNSSIAPAGQTADQVLAECFDLFRQAKATVAVNMPASYASKQILSAKKQSKTGSQRSTNSGSLTANRNAEGSRLNGGPL; encoded by the coding sequence ATGTCCAAGGCACCCAAAGGTGGCCCTATGTCCACCGATATCCCTGTTCTGCCTCCAATCCCcctctcctctccatctcaaGATGGTCCTCGCAAGAACTCGACCAAGGGCAAAGGCCGGGAAAGCATACCGACTGAACGTGATCCTGCACTCCCCATAAGTCATGAGCCAAACGGGCATCAGAAGGTGGTTGCCCACCGTTTTCTATCCTCTGGAGAATGGGCAGTAATCGCTGGTGGCATTGGTGGAGTAAAAGATGGTGAAAGCCACAAACCAGCTCATCCAACACATTGGCTATGGCCACCCTTGGGCATGCCTCCAGGGTTGTATCGAGAGGTTGTTTCACATAAATATCGATTCTATTTCCTATTTCACCTAACCAGCGTCCTGAGATTGACGCTCCTGATCCTCCAACTTTTCATTGGTGCAGCCCTGACTGCTCTgggctccatgtctttgaaGGACGGAAAGCCCATAACAATCCTCGCGGCCATCAACACATTGATTGCCGGCTTTCTCGCCCTTCTACACAACAGTGGCCTACCGGATCGATACCGCAACGACATGGCAGGATTTGAAGAAATCGAGGATCACATCAAAGAAGTCTTGAACTCAAGCATCGCGCCCGCTGGCCAAACTGCAGATCAAGTTCTTGCGGAATGCTTCGACCTGTTTCGCCAGGCCAAAGCCACTGTGGCAGTGAATATGCCCGCCAGTTATGCATCAAAGCAAATACTGtcagccaagaagcagagcaaGACAGGGAGTCAGCGCTCTACCAATTCAGGTTCCCTCACAGCAAATAGAAACGCTGAAGGATCCCGGCTCAATGGTGGTCCACTCTAG
- a CDS encoding N2,N2-dimethylguanosine tRNA methyltransferase (similar to Magnaporthe oryzae 70-15 XP_003714401.1), translating into MADEAPKVQAIERDGKQYRAITEGKATILVPHEAKVGEDTSGEQEVFYNPIQQYNRDLSTLVVKVYGEMLLEKRIETFKSKNTKQGKKRKRDEIEQDANGASTQPVEETVAEAVAEPEKEKTENGHVYKPAFKVLDALSASGLRALRYALEIPFVTSVTANDLSPSAAESIKVNASHNGVADKFTVTNDDALALMYRSIAADLSRRDKRGNPSKSHKFDVIDLDPYGTAAPFFDAAIQSVRDDGGLLVITCTDSAVWAGHSYCEKTFSLYGGVPVKGMHSHEVALRLILNAIATSGARYGLAIEPMLSLSIDFYTKVFVRVTRSPSEVKFLGAKTMIVYSCDQGCGSWETQPILKSRPFPNKKGNGSFYKHTMAQGPSADRFCQYCGSKMHISGPMYGGKIHNQDFIQRILDEIPKTSTDVYGTLPRVEGMLRTALDEYIPGPELPTGVDPKDAEAAVVDHTPFFFIPGKVASILSCATPTDDMFRGALLHLGYQVGRSHCRPGSIKTDAPWSTIWFILTEWIKQKSPIKTSKFKKTMPGWKILYDAGIVGHEDTTVPEGTAEAENNEAKMEDVEEQQQLKEEASPEIVVEKDESGDGTKESLTEEELRKTLVFDDNLVRLGRQRGTRYMRYQVNPHKYWGPMTRAKG; encoded by the coding sequence ATGGCGGACGAAGCGCCAAAAGTGCAAGCCATCGAGCGCGATGGCAAGCAATACAGGGCTATCACTGAAGGGAAAGCGACCATTCTAGTTCCTCACGAGGCGAAAGTTGGCGAAGACACTTCTGGCGAACAAGAGGTCTTCTACAATCCCATTCAACAGTATAACCGCGACTTGTCGACGTTGGTAGTCAAGGTTTACGGTGAGATGCTATTGGAGAAAAGAATCGAAACATTCAAGTCAAAAAATACAAAGCAAGGAAAGAAACGAAAGCGAGATGAGATCGAACAGGATGCCAACGGTGCGTCCACACAACCCGTCGAAGAGACGGTCGCAGAGGCGGTCGCAGAGccagagaaagaaaagacaGAGAACGGGCACGTTTATAAACCGGCATTCAAGGTCCTTGACGCATTATCTGCATCTGGCTTAAGAGCCTTGCGATATGCTTTGGAAATTCCTTTTGTTACGTCTGTGACAGCCAATGACTTGTCTCCTTCAGCTGCGGAATCAATAAAGGTGAATGCCAGTCATAATGGGGTGGCAGATAAATTCACTGTCACCAATGATGATGCTCTTGCTCTGATGTACCGATCAATTGCAGCAGATCTATCGAGAAGAGATAAACGAGGCAATCCCAGCAAATCGCACAAGTTCGATGTCATTGACCTTGATCCGTATGGAACTGCTGCTCCATTTTTCGACGCCGCGATCCAGTCTGTCCGGGATGATGGCGGCTTGCTTGTTATTACCTGTACAGATAGTGCTGTATGGGCTGGACACAGCTACTGCGAAAAGACGTTTTCTTTGTACGGTGGTGTCCCCGTTAAGGGAATGCACTCCCACGAGGTAGCCTTGCGCCTTATACTAAACGCCATTGCCACTTCTGGAGCGAGATATGGTCTTGCTATTGAGCCCATGCTGTCACTGTCAATTGACTTCTACACCAAAGTATTCGTCAGAGTTACGCGGTCACCGTCAGAGGTCAAATTCCTTGGAGCGAAAACCATGATTGTTTACAGCTGCGACCAAGGCTGTGGGTCTTGGGAGACACAACCCATTCTCAAGAGCAGGCCATTCCCGAATAAAAAGGGAAATGGCTCCTTCTACAAGCACACAATGGCTCAGGGGCCAAGTGCAGATCGATTTTGCCAGTATTGCGGTTCCAAGATGCACATCAGCGGACCAATGTACGGTGGTAAGATACACAACCAAGATTTCATCCAGCGTATACTGGATGAGATTCCCAAGACATCTACCGATGTATATGGGACTTTGCCTCGTGTAGAGGGAATGTTGCGGACTGCCTTGGATGAATACATTCCTGGACCTGAGTTGCCTACAGGTGTTGACCCGAAGGACGCCGAAGCAGCAGTGGTTGACCACACCCCgttcttcttcatccctGGAAAGGTTGCGAGCATTCTGTCGTGCGCTACACCGACTGACGACATGTTTCGAGGTGCGCTCCTACATTTGGGCTATCAAGTAGGTAGAAGCCACTGCCGCCCAGGCAGCATCAAAACAGACGCACCGTGGTCCACTATCTGGTTTATTTTGACGGAGTGGATCAAGCAAAAGTCACCGATCAAGACGTCCAAGTTTAAGAAGACTATGCCGGGTTGGAAGATTCTGTACGATGCCGGCATCGTTGGACACGAAGACACGACGGTGCCGGAAGGAACTGCAGAGGCGGAGAATAATgaggccaagatggaggatgttgaagagcaacagcagctaaAGGAGGAAGCATCACCAGAAATTGTTGTTGAAAAGGACGAAAGTGGCGATGGCACAAAAGAGTCTTTGACGGAAGAAGAGTTGCGAAAAACGTTGGTGTTTGATGACAACCTGGTGAGGCTCGGCCGACAAAGAGGTACCCGGTACATGAGGTATCAGGTTAACCCTCACAAGTATTGGGGCCCAATGACAAGGGCGAAGGGTTAA
- a CDS encoding copper amine oxidase protein (similar to Neofusicoccum parvum UCRNP2 XP_007587005.1): MAFKLLFGRLLGLLTVLKAFASADRVPSAVESRSKDVNATYLPTKAPYVNIFAHLSDEEDEAVRLFLNTTSSTLGVGNFTKIWSLNTLPPNKTVAVAYLDGKTPQPPRYAQATLRFECYIQEWMIGPLPISNETLARPLDYMYNGNATMEFPNCVQREPFEGLTSPNETVEWNGQTLPHDDLTAPIAVAPDGARYEFDPVQNYISWMDFSFLAALSHTGVGLYDIRFKGQRIVYEVVLQEAMSHYAGIDQLASETVYLDTMLKWKPGKLVPGFDCPSYATYTDLFCLFEYPKDFPLQRHTEGYYHVTKNIAFLVRSVVTIGNYDYQITFEFGLDGSIQVLARASGYIAWAPWNDTAEDAAYGFKIRDDWSGAMHDHVLNFKLDLDVNGSTNSLYKTEFKPYKRKVPWSNSTINTMKLERSIIMNENQGQIDWAPNSAATYAVVNCDIPNQYGECPGWKIYPSTGASISLTVQNSTMLGKAGHWATHPLFAVKRKDSEQTASYMWNYYNIQQPLVDFSTFFDGESLDREDIVLYFNLGMHHLPDTFDMPNTLFSGAQSGITIRPQNYGNSNPSLATKQMVHVAEDGKSVKYYGQKMASGTLNLDATNPDLSRGFLRAER, from the exons ATGGCATTCAAACTCCTCTTTGGCCGCTTGCTTGGCCTGCTCACCGTCTTGAAAGCATTTGCTTCTGCGGACAGGGTGCCTTCGGCCGTAGAGAGTCGTAGTAAGGACGTCAATGCAACATACTTACCAACCAAAGCCCCATATGTCAACATCTTTGCCCACCTCTcggacgaggaggatgaagctgtACGGTTGTTCCTGAACACAACTTCAAGCACCTTAGG CGTCGGAAACTTCACCAAAATATGGTCACTCAACACACTTCCACCGAACAAAACCGTGGCGGTAGCCTATCTAGATGGCAAAACGCCGCAACCACCGCGGTACGCTCAAGCGACACTCAGATTCGAGTGCTACATTCAAGAATGGATGATTGGGCCTCTTCCCATTAGCAATGAGACATTAGCCAGGCCATTGGACTACATGTACAATGGGAACGCTACGATGGAGTTTCCAAACTGTGTGCAGCGCGAACCGTTCGAGGGTTTGACCAGCCCTAACGAGACTGTCGAATGGAATGGGCAAACGTTGCCTCACGATGATCTGACGGCTCCGATTGCTGTGGCTCCTGACGGGGCGAGATATGAGTTTGATCCTGTGCAGAACTACATTTCATGGA TGGATTTCTCATTTCTTGCTGCCCTCAGCCATACCGGCGTCGGTCTTTATGACATCCGTTTCAAGGGCCAAAGGATCGTATACGAGGTCGTGCTCCAGGAAGCCATGTCTCACTACGCAGGTATTGATCAGCTGGCGTCTGAAACAGTGTATCTGGACACAATGCTCAAATGGAAGCCCGGGAAGCTCGTACCAGGTTTCGATTGCCCTAGCTACGCCACTTACACCGATCTTTTCTGCCTGTTCGAATACCCAAAAGATTTCCCTCTCCAGAGACACACTGAGGGCTACTACCACGTCACCAAGAACATTGCATTTTTGGTGCGCAGCGTCGTAACAATTGGAAATTACGACTATCAAATAACCTTTGAGTTCGGACTGGACGGTTCGATTCAAGTCCTTGCGAGAGCGAGTGGCTATATAGCCTGGGCGCCGTGGAATGACACGGCCGAAGATGCAGCGTACGGTTTCAAGATCCGCGACGACTGGTCGGGAGCTATGCATGACCATGTATTGAACTTTAAGCTCGATCTTGATGTCAATGGCTCAACAAACAGTCTTTACAAGACTGAGTTTAAGCCATACAAGCGGAAAGTTCCATGGTCAAACAGCACAATCAACACCATGAAGCTTGAGCGTAGCATCATCATGAATGAAAACCAGGGACAGATAGACTGGGCGCCAAACTCAGCTGCAACGTATGCTGTGGTCAACTGCGACATACCAAATCAATACGGAGAGTGTCCAGGATGGAAGATCTATCCATCAACAGGCGCCAGCATTTCTCTCACGGTTCAGAATTCGACGATGCTAGGTAAAGCCGGGCACTGGGCCACTCATCCACTCTTCGCAGTAAAGCGCAAGGACTCGGAGCAAACAGCTTCCTACATGTGGAACTACTATAACATCCAGCAACCGCTGGTGGATTTCAGCACCTTCTTTGACGGAGAGTCGCTTGATCGGGAGGATATTGTTTTGTATTTCAACTTGGGAATGCACCATCTTCCTGATACTTTTGACATGCCTAATACTTTGTTCAGCGGAGCGCAGTCTGGTATTACTATCAGGCCACAGAACTATGGCAACTCTAATCCTTCGTTGGCGACAAAGCAGATGGTTCACGTAGCAGAGGATGGGAAGAGTGTAAAGTACTATGGgcagaagatggcatcaGGGACACTTAACTTGGACGCGACAAATCCTGACTTGTCGAGAGGTTTTTTACGGGCTGAGAGGTAA
- a CDS encoding ABC transporter (similar to Neosartorya fischeri NRRL 181 XP_001264119.1), which yields MTSMAAETAATILCTAKQTRFHIDSPNYRELDVQGLQILVTSADKGTSTTATKGKSKRSEGLEILSNAKLLLKEGQRYALVGRNGTGKSTLLRAIADKLIPGIPEGTRIAILQQTKLTEDDGDEKPGDKGKSEASVLQEVIDRATARDAIEQEIKALSDGVDASDPFGPVRALRSLKHDRLQKRLFRLDKEARLRSGARGLQARKALVAFEKVVAESDTLINQSSEEITPDTLQAETQEAADMLADLQIQVEPSRIAQVETRAKSILTGLGFSEDRMGKPISSMSGGWHMRAALATALLQDADILILDEPTNFLDLLGIVWLQKYLQHVAEGDKPPTVIIVSHDRDFISVCTDLMLLKEKQLTYFHGDLPTYESSQAERKLWLKKMKSAQAKQRAHMEKSIAQNMKAGKANDDQNKIRQAKSRQKKLDDRMGMQVNAKGHRFKLNRELVGYFHTSREEIDIPPEERPVVITLPEPPDLRFPGSLLSLDGASYRYGPRLPLVVDGINLTVGMGDRIGILGLNGSGKTTLIKMLVEETRPTTGSVTTHPRLKLGYYSQHAVEAIKAIGKEDPTLTALGLLSREIDGQMNEGEIRGLLGELGLPGRIASDIPVCKLSGGQLVRCELARLFWKRPHCLILDEVTTHLDYETVTALRIALNSWDGAVVLVSHDRWFMRGAIEGNLDEEEDDSEESDEEEEAPRRRIVYRLKGGKMTALENGVEEFERLMERRVNKLIVQ from the exons ATGACGTCCATGGCAGCAGAAACAGCTGCCACCATTCTCTGCACCGCCAAGCAGACACGATTCCATATTGATTCACCAAACTACCGAGAG CTCGACGTCCAAGGCTTGCAAATCCTCGTCACATCAGCCGACAAGGGCACATccacaacagccaccaaaggAAAGTCCAAACGCTCCGAAGGCCTCGAGATTCTGTCCAATGCAAAGCTACTCCTGAAAGAGGGACAGCGATATGCCCTCGTCGGTCGTAACGGGACTGGAAAGTCCA CGTTACTCAGGGCCATTGCGGACAAGCTCATTCCTGGTATCCCAGAAGGCACCAGAATTGCCATCCTGCAGCAGACGAAACTAActgaggatgatggcgatgagaaGCCCGGTGACAAGGGTAAATCAGAAGCCAGCGTTCTTCAGGAGGTTATTGATCGCGCGACGGCAAGAGATGCCATCGAGCAGGAGATTAAAG CTCTCTCTGACGGTGTTGATGCCTCGGATCCGTTTGGACCTGTCCGAGCCTTGCGATCCCTCAAGCATGATCGTCTGCAAAAGCGCCTGTTCCGCCTGGACAAAGAAGCTAGGTTAAGAAGTGGTGCTCGAGGCTTGCAGGCTCGAAAAGCGCTTGTCGCTTTTGAAAAGGTTGTCGCTGAGTCCGATACTTT AATCAATCAGTCCAGCGAGGAAATAACACCTGACACCTTGCAAGCCGAAACCCAAGAAGCGGCGGATATGCTTGCCGATCTTCAAATCCAAGTTGAACCATCCCGCATCGCACAAGTCGAAACCCGAGCCAAGTCCATCCTCACCGGTCTCGGATTCTCAGAAGACCGCATGGGCAAGCCCATCTCCAGCATGTCTGGAGGTTGGCACATGCGAGCAGCCCTCGCAACAGCTCTGCTCCAAGACGCTGACATCCTGATTCTCGACGAACCCACCAACTTCCTAGACTTGCTGGGCATCGTCTGGCTTCAAAAGTACCTGCAGCACGTCGCCGAAGGGGACAAGCCACccaccgtcatcatcgtATCTCACGACCGTGACTTCATCTCCGTTTGTACGGATCTCATGCTcctcaaggagaagcaacTCACCTACTTCCACGGCGATCTCCCAACCTACGAGTCTTCACAAGCCGAGCGCAAACTCTGGCTTAAAAAGATGAAGTCCGCACAGGCAAAACAGCGGGCACACATGGAAAAGTCAATCGCACAAAACATGAAAGCCGGCAAGGCGAACGACGACCAAAACAAGATCCGTCAGGCAAAGTCgcggcagaagaagctcgacGACCGTATGGGCATGCAAGTCAATGCCAAGGGGCATCGATTCAAACTCAACCGCGAACTGGTGGGATATTTCCACACCTCGCGAGAGGAAATCGACATTCCCCCTGAAGAACGGCCAGTGGTCATTACGCTACCTGAGCCTCCCGATCTGCGATTCCCAGGATCCCTCCTCTCTCTGGACGGTGCTTCGTACCGGTACGGCCCGAGACTCCCCCTCGTTGTAGACGGCATCAATCTCACTGTCGGAATGGGCGACCGCATCGGCATTCTTGGCCTGAATGGCTCCGGCAAAACTACCCTCATCAAGATGCTGGTCGAGGAGACACGCCCTACCACAGGCAGCGTCACCACCCACCCGCGTCTAAAACTAGGCTACTACTCCCAACATGCCGTCGAAGCAATCAAGGCTATCGGCAAGGAAGATCCAACGCTTACTGCGCTCGGTCTTCTCAGCCGTGAAATTGACGGCCAAATGAACGAGGGTGAGATTCGTGGTCTTTTGGGCGAACTCGGTCTACCAGGCCGCATCGCATCAGATATACCAGTGTGCAAACTCTCCGGAGGACAGCTGGTGCGCTGTGAACTCGCACGGTTGTTCTGGAAACGCCCTCACTGTTTGATTCTCGATGAAGTTACTACTCATTTGGACTATGAGACGGTGACGGCACTGCGAATCGCGTTGAATAGTTGGGATGGCGCAGTCGTGTTGGTTAGTCACGATAGATGGTTCATGAGGGGTGCGATCGAGGGGAAtctggatgaggaggaggatgataGCGAGGAGagtgatgaggaggaggaggccccgaggaggaggatcgTGTATAGGTTAAAGGGGGGCAAGATGACGGCTTTGGAGAATGGCgtggaggagtttgagaGGTTAATGGAGAGGAGGGTGAATAAGTTGATTGTGCAGTGA
- a CDS encoding glycosyltransferase family 31 protein (similar to Metarhizium robertsii ARSEF 23 XP_007822622.1) gives MLLSKGVPVLQVRLSHLLLTAAIAGLLFQATKPYRQGRTFTFDVEDTTPAGNHLPEEEYLERLIDHYGLANFTKWQAWRVQSSEQTLDLSPITDIHANFQPHWDTPKTIDLSNPTSADLRAAKRMELPIHNNKAQDKMYGATFLFGISTSYQRIIDKDWAVLRAWKRWLTKSDGTSNGAGLVLMLDNATEKQLNDIDKALHDAGIDAYATATAEPTSKTRRYYELIRVMKTYGATLAASGQEKRWFGVVEDTIFFPNLHYLQERLSTYDTSEQLYIGIPSEKQDWQQEGKSVTTNGGGAIFLTRQAVSLIPKLPCMETDASAGPPFRAQKWDVVLKHCVKRWAGMDMHVIPAFYSPHDSNYKPHLESHETGSRPLLLHDYQDRHRLDVGMAHLVTDVCGEACFMHQYLFHDNWVVINGVSISHHPDGLNRYHRHEGEDEGNAFGNAEHTPVSGQIVMNEDKVERRPLNWTGRRDVWKLIDSAKAANGSIWQAYLKKGTKPANKGNEGDESEELDSVIVLIWEKRKH, from the coding sequence ATGTTGCTGTCTAAGGGCGTGCCGGTGCTCCAAGTGAGACTCAGCCATCTCTTATTAACAGCGGCAATAGCTGGTCTTTTATTTCAAGCTACAAAACCTTACCGACAGGGCCGGACCTTTACGTTTGATGTGGAGGACACAACCCCAGCAGGGAATCACTTACCGGAGGAAGAATATCTCGAAAGGTTGATTGACCACTATGGACTTGCCAACTTTACGAAATGGCAAGCTTGGAGGGTACAATCCTCGGAACAGACCTTGGACTTGAGTCCAATTACGGATATTCACGCAAACTTTCAGCCTCACTGGGATACCCCCAAGACTATCGACTTGAGCAACCCGACCTCGGCGGATTTGCGTGCGGCAAAGAGAATGGAGCTTCCCATTCATAACAACAAAGCACAGGATAAGATGTACGGGGCAACTTTTTTGTTCGGCATATCCACCTCGTATCAACGAATCATTGACAAGGATTGGGCTGTGCTTCGAGCGTGGAAAAGATGGTTGACCAAGAGTGATGGGACCAGCAATGGTGCAGGCTTAGTACTCATGCTTGACAATGCGACTGAGAAGCAGCTCAACGATATAGACAAGGCGCTGCACGACGCAGGTATTGACGCTTATGCCACGGCGACTGCTGAGCCGACATCAAAAACTAGAAGGTACTACGAATTGATTCGGGTTATGAAAACATATGGCGCTACCCTGGCTGCAAGTGGCCAAGAGAAGCGCTGGTTTGGCGTCGTCGAAGATACCATCTTTTTCCCGAATTTACATTATCTACAAGAACGGTTATCGACCTATGATACCAGCGAGCAGCTGTATATTGGCATCCCCAGCGAAAAACAGGACTGGCAGCAGGAAGGCAAATCCGTGACCACAAACGGCGGAGGAGCCATCTTCTTAACCAGACAAGCCGTGAGTCTTATTCCCAAGCTGCCTTGCATGGAGACGGATGCATCCGCTGGACCGCCGTTCCGAGCGCAAAAATGGGATGTAGTGTTGAAGCATTGCGTTAAGAGGTGGGCGGGCATGGACATGCATGTCATTCCGGCATTCTACTCTCCCCATGACAGCAACTACAAGCCTCATCTTGAGAGCCATGAAACCGGCAGTCGCCCCCTTTTACTGCACGACTACCAAGACCGACATCGACTGGATGTTGGCATGGCGCATTTGGTGACTGATGTATGCGGAGAGGCCTGCTTCATGCACCAGTATCTCTTTCATGACAATTGGGTTGTCATCAACGGTGTATCAATCAGCCACCACCCAGATGGCCTCAATCGCTATCATCGGCATGAAGGGGAAGACGAAGGAAACGCATTTGGAAACGCCGAACATACTCCAGTCTCGGGACAGATCGTCATGAATGAAGACAAGGTCGAAAGAAGACCGCTAAATTGGACCGGGAGGAGGGACGTATGGAAACTGATCGATTCGGCAAAGGCTGCCAACGGGTCAATATGGCAAGCCTACTTGAAGAAGGGAACGAAACCGGCCAACAAGGGAAACGAAGGGGATGAATCAGAAGAGCTTGACTCTGTGATTGTTTTGATCTgggagaagaggaaacaCTAA
- a CDS encoding Acyl-CoA N-acyltransferase (similar to Beauveria bassiana ARSEF 2860 XP_008598467.1), with amino-acid sequence MASQALHLHTRLESQTIPIVLRTIQPQDAPGHSALLTADIQSSDPSASGISVSRSEELIAAQTQSAAVPTILGADGKVISGPGRVNMVLVLKTEGEKIIGLGGFGAIKDWEREGRKIRAGDAGVVIDEKYRGRGYAVEAMKLAIDWAFTPVAEGGPQLDLVTVTTTATNKAMLALTDDKLGLRGKGVLRDHEFGDPAGEMYYELTAEEWKTLKEKL; translated from the coding sequence atggccagccaagcacTCCATCTCCACACACGGCTCGAGTCTCAAACCATCCCCATTGTCCTACGCACCATCCAGCCGCAAGACGCACCAGGCCACTCAGCCCTCTTGACCGCCGACATTCAGAGCTCCGACCCCTCTGCGAGCGGGATATCCGTCTCGCGGTCGGAGGAGCTCATCGCCGCGCAGACACAGTCCGCCGCCGTACCAACTATTCTTGGCGCGGATGGAAAAGTCATCAGTGGACCAGGCAGGGTGAACATGGTATTGGTGCTGAAGACGGAGGGCGAGAAAATCATTGGCCTGGGGGGCTTCGGCGCCATAAAGGACtgggagagggaggggaggaagATCCGCGCGGGGGATGCGGGCGTCGTGATTGACGAGAAGTATAGGGGAAGGGGGTATGCCGTCGAGGCGATGAAGTTGGCGATAGATTGGGCGTTTACGCCTGTGGCGGAGGGCGGACCGCAGTTGGATCTTGTGACGGTCACGACGACGGCTACGAATAAGGCTATGCTGGCGTTGACGGATGATAAATTGGGGTTGAGGGGGAAGGGTGTGCTTCGGGATCATGAGTTTGGCGATCCTGCGGGCGAGATGTACTATGAGTTGACGGCTGAGGAGTGGAAAACCCTGAAGGAGAAGTTGTGA
- a CDS encoding Diacylglycerol kinase, catalytic domain-containing protein (similar to Metarhizium robertsii ARSEF 23 XP_007822625.1), translating into MAANAGQMTPTRVRDVELTESTLTWTNADNTKEDATTHEILFIIGSSPDHTPSFTIFCLKEDTENQTRPFQLLLLQTDKIPHELKKLVITGLPPHLQPAPNNTVDIVVSTKSGTGLAQLFWQDVLQPLLQSASSKAATEAYEVTVTQDAQSVRQYATTLKQSSAPRTIILLSGDGGIVDLLNGHEPAADAILPLIALLPLGTGNALFHSLHKPCESVPGPTPLVLALRTLFLGVPANLPIFQATFTPGSHIVTYTDPSLSTSDSQLPHKQDVKTLYGAIVASHGFHASIVYESDTPTYRVHGSKRFGMVAQELLKISHPYKAALDVLPPSSDTLERDPHDTHGYILVSMVSNLESNFTISPASKPLDGKLHLVHFGAISGDRAMEAMMKAYDGGKHVDVRWDDGERIRYEEVREVRVVSEEEEEERWRVFCVDGTIVQVERGGGMSVGRADRELFRILVDRRVLGSEG; encoded by the coding sequence atggctgCCAACGCGGGACAAATGACCCCAACACGAGTCCGCGATGTTGAATTGACagagtcaactttgacatggaCGAACGCTGATAATACCAAGGAAGATGCTACAACCCACGAGattctcttcatcattggcTCCTCTCCCGACCACACACCTAGTTTCACCATATTCTGCCTGAAAGAGGATACGGAGAATCAAACACGCCCtttccagctcctcctcctccaaacGGACAAAATACCACATGAGCTGAAGAAACTTGTCATCACGGGCTTACCTCCCCATTTACAACCTGCACCCAACAACACAGTTGATATCGTCGTCTCGACAAAATCCGGTACCGGACTCGCACAATTATTCTGGCAAGATGTACTCCAACCACTCCTCCAGTCTGCTTCCTCAAAGGCCGCCACGGAAGCCTACGAGGTGACAGTCACGCAAGACGCCCAAAGTGTCCGACAATATGCCACGACACTCAAGCAATCATCTGCCCCCCGAACTATCATCCTGCTCAGCGGTGATGGAGGCATTGTCGACCTCCTGAACGGACATGAACCTGCCGCTGACGCCATTCTCCCACTCATTGCGTTACTTCCCCTAGGCACAGGAAACGCCTTATTCCACTCCCTGCACAAACCATGTGAATCTGTTCCTGGACCAACACCACTCGTCCTCGCCCTGCGCACACTATTTCTCGGTGTTCCAGCAAATCTGCCCATCTTCCAGGCAACTTTCACACCTGGCTCCCACATCGTCACCTACACGGACCCATCTCTCAGCACCAGCGATTCACAACTCCCGCACAAGCAAGACGTCAAGACTCTCTACGGCGCAATTGTAGCGAGCCACGGATTCCACGCAAGTATCGTCTACGAAAGCGACACGCCTACCTACCGCGTCCACGGCTCAAAGCGCTTCGGGATGGTAGCCCAGGAACTATTGAAGATTTCGCATCCCTACAAGGCAGCGCTGGATGTCCTGCCTCCTTCGTCGGATACGTTGGAGAGAGACCCGCATGATACACATGGGTATATTTTGGTATCGATGGTGTCCAACTTGGAGAGCAATTTCACGATATCGCCTGCTTCGAAGCCATTGGATGGGAAGTTGCACTTGGTTCATTTTGGGGCGATTAGTGGTGATCGGGCGATGGAGGCGATGATGAAGGCTTATGATGGGGGGAAACATGTGGATGTGAGGTGGGATGATGGCGAGAGAATACGGTACGAGGAGGTGAGGGAGGTGAGGGTTGtgagtgaggaggaggaggaggagaggtgGAGGGTGTTTTGTGTGGATGGGACGATTGTGCAGGTTGAGAGGGGTGGGGGGATGAGCGTTGGACGAGCGGATAGGGAGCTGTTTAGGATTTTGGTTGATAGGAGGGTTTTGGGGAGTGAGGGTTGA